One genomic region from Amycolatopsis sp. FBCC-B4732 encodes:
- the cbiE gene encoding precorrin-6y C5,15-methyltransferase (decarboxylating) subunit CbiE: protein MREKSRRPGSEQAAPDGPTRLTVVGIGADGWPGLSEPAQALVLGADVVLGAPRQLAYLPPEVGGVPWPSPLLPALDAFIAEHEGQRICVLASGDPFLSGVGTTLVAHGYEVDAFPAVSSVTLARARLGWSAEETEVVTIVGRSSARVARVLAPRRRVLVLGADATALRSLLTVRGYGESELFALENLGGPEERITDGWSGDPGPLTVFALECVGPALPLIGIPDDVYAHDGQLTKRDLRVSALSRLAPSPGELLWDVGAGAGSVGIEWSRLNGLNRAIAIERDPERAERIGRNAVDLGVPELEVVTGEAPEVLSALPAPDAVFIGGGVTVTGVLEACVATGARVVAHGVTVEAEQVLARAYAEHGGELVRIGVERAAPLGGFTGWSPARVVTQWSSR from the coding sequence GTGCGCGAAAAATCACGTCGACCTGGCTCGGAACAGGCGGCACCCGACGGCCCCACCCGCCTGACGGTGGTGGGGATCGGGGCCGACGGGTGGCCCGGCCTGTCCGAACCGGCCCAGGCCCTCGTCCTCGGCGCCGACGTCGTGCTGGGTGCGCCGAGGCAGCTCGCGTACCTGCCGCCGGAGGTCGGCGGGGTGCCGTGGCCCTCGCCGCTGCTGCCGGCGCTCGACGCGTTCATCGCGGAGCACGAAGGGCAGCGGATCTGCGTCCTGGCCAGCGGGGACCCGTTTTTGTCGGGGGTCGGCACTACGCTCGTGGCACATGGATACGAGGTCGACGCGTTCCCCGCGGTCTCGTCGGTGACACTGGCCCGGGCCCGGCTGGGCTGGTCCGCCGAAGAGACCGAGGTGGTGACGATCGTCGGCCGCTCGTCGGCCCGCGTCGCCCGGGTGCTGGCCCCGCGGCGGCGGGTGCTCGTCCTGGGTGCCGACGCGACGGCGCTGCGCTCCCTCCTCACCGTGCGGGGGTATGGCGAGAGCGAGCTGTTCGCGCTGGAAAACCTGGGCGGCCCCGAGGAGCGCATCACCGACGGCTGGTCCGGCGATCCCGGCCCGCTGACGGTGTTCGCGCTGGAGTGCGTGGGTCCGGCACTGCCCCTGATCGGCATCCCGGACGACGTGTACGCCCACGACGGCCAGCTGACGAAGCGCGACCTGCGGGTTTCGGCCCTGTCGAGGCTCGCGCCGAGCCCCGGCGAGCTGCTGTGGGACGTCGGCGCGGGCGCGGGCAGCGTCGGCATCGAGTGGTCGCGGCTGAACGGGCTGAACCGGGCGATCGCGATCGAGCGAGACCCCGAGCGAGCGGAGCGGATCGGCCGCAACGCGGTGGACCTGGGCGTACCGGAACTGGAGGTGGTGACGGGAGAGGCACCGGAGGTGCTGAGCGCACTGCCCGCCCCGGACGCGGTGTTCATCGGCGGCGGCGTGACGGTGACGGGAGTACTGGAGGCATGTGTGGCCACGGGAGCGCGCGTGGTGGCGCACGGGGTGACGGTGGAGGCGGAACAGGTGCTGGCCCGGGCATACGCGGAGCACGGCGGCGAGCTGGTGCGCATCGGCGTGGAGCGAGCGGCCCCACTGGGCGGCTTCACGGGCTGGTCGCCGGCCCGGGTGGTGACGCAGTGGAGCAGCCGATGA
- a CDS encoding putative cobaltochelatase, with protein MKPYPFTAVVGLPDLRLALVLSSISPAVGGVLVRGEKGTAKSTMVRALAGLLPGVDVVDGCRFSCDPAAPDPLCPDGPHDGAAAHRRPAKLVELPVGAAEDRVIGSLHLERALAEGVTDFQPGLLAAAHRGLLYVDEVNLLHDHLVDTLLDAAAMGRATVEREGVSVSHAARFVLIGTMNPEEGELRPQLLDRFGLTVEVASSRDPEQRVEVVRRRLAYEADPDGFAARYAEEDARLAEEIESAQKLLPAVKLPDDALRQIAEICASFEVDGMRADIVTARTAVAHAAWAGRDEVTTEDVRVAARLALPHRRRRNPFDAPGISEEQLEQALQDAGAGEQPGPEDDGPGSGSTPDEAPQEVPQGDAPQGQPPQQHQNGGQQNTVGAGETFKAKVFRVKGMGEGERGRRSRAITDSGRTIGVQPPSVRDGRPHLVATVKAAAPHQKARGRDGAALKLCPEDLRYARREGREGNLVLFCVDASGSMGAKARMREVKTAVLSLLLDAYQRRDKVGLVTFRGAAAELALPPTISVDAAASRLEGLPTGGRTPLAEGLLEAARVLRVEEIRDPRRRPLLVVVTDGRATSGPDAVARAQAAAGLLTGVTTVVMDCESGKMRLGLAADLAAHLGADHVPLADVAAESLAGAVRARTGRAA; from the coding sequence TTGAAGCCCTACCCGTTCACCGCCGTCGTCGGGTTGCCGGACCTGCGTCTCGCCTTGGTCCTCTCCTCGATTTCGCCCGCCGTCGGCGGGGTGCTGGTGCGCGGCGAAAAGGGCACCGCGAAGTCGACGATGGTCCGCGCGCTCGCCGGGCTGCTGCCGGGCGTCGACGTCGTGGACGGGTGCCGGTTCTCCTGCGATCCCGCCGCGCCCGACCCGCTCTGCCCGGACGGCCCGCACGACGGCGCCGCGGCGCACCGGCGGCCCGCCAAGCTGGTCGAGCTGCCGGTCGGCGCGGCCGAAGACCGCGTCATCGGCTCGCTGCACCTCGAACGCGCGCTGGCCGAAGGCGTCACGGACTTCCAGCCCGGCCTGCTCGCCGCCGCGCACCGCGGGCTGCTCTACGTCGACGAGGTCAACCTGCTGCACGACCACCTCGTCGACACCCTGCTCGACGCCGCCGCGATGGGCCGCGCGACCGTCGAGCGCGAAGGCGTTTCCGTTTCGCACGCCGCGCGGTTCGTGCTGATCGGCACCATGAACCCGGAAGAGGGCGAGCTGCGCCCGCAGCTGCTGGACCGGTTCGGGCTGACCGTCGAGGTCGCCTCCAGCCGCGACCCCGAGCAGCGCGTCGAGGTCGTCCGCCGGCGCCTCGCCTACGAAGCCGATCCCGACGGTTTCGCCGCGCGGTACGCCGAAGAGGATGCCCGGCTCGCCGAGGAGATCGAGTCGGCGCAAAAGCTCCTGCCCGCGGTCAAGCTGCCCGACGACGCCCTGCGCCAGATCGCCGAGATCTGCGCGTCCTTCGAGGTCGACGGCATGCGCGCGGACATCGTGACCGCCCGCACCGCCGTCGCGCACGCGGCCTGGGCCGGCCGCGACGAGGTCACCACCGAAGACGTCCGCGTCGCCGCGCGGCTCGCGCTGCCGCACCGGCGCCGCCGCAACCCGTTCGACGCGCCCGGCATCTCGGAGGAGCAGCTGGAGCAGGCCCTGCAGGACGCCGGGGCGGGAGAGCAGCCCGGTCCCGAGGACGACGGCCCCGGCTCGGGTTCGACGCCGGACGAGGCCCCGCAGGAGGTTCCCCAGGGCGACGCTCCGCAGGGGCAGCCGCCGCAGCAGCACCAGAACGGCGGGCAGCAGAACACCGTCGGCGCCGGGGAAACGTTCAAGGCCAAGGTCTTCCGCGTCAAGGGCATGGGCGAGGGCGAGCGTGGCCGGCGCTCGCGCGCGATCACCGACAGCGGCCGCACCATCGGCGTGCAGCCGCCGAGCGTCCGCGACGGACGGCCGCACCTGGTCGCGACCGTCAAAGCCGCGGCACCGCACCAGAAAGCCCGCGGCCGCGACGGCGCCGCGCTGAAGCTGTGTCCTGAAGACCTGCGGTACGCGCGGCGGGAAGGCCGCGAGGGCAACCTCGTGCTGTTCTGCGTCGACGCGTCCGGCTCGATGGGCGCGAAGGCCCGCATGCGCGAGGTCAAGACCGCGGTGCTGTCGCTGCTGCTCGACGCCTACCAGCGCCGGGACAAGGTCGGGCTGGTCACGTTCCGCGGTGCCGCCGCCGAACTGGCGCTGCCGCCGACGATCAGCGTCGACGCCGCCGCGTCCCGCCTCGAAGGCCTGCCCACCGGCGGCCGGACGCCGCTGGCGGAAGGGCTGCTGGAGGCCGCGCGAGTGCTGCGCGTCGAGGAGATCCGCGACCCGCGGCGCCGTCCGCTGCTCGTCGTCGTCACCGACGGCCGCGCCACCAGCGGCCCGGACGCCGTCGCGCGCGCCCAGGCCGCGGCCGGGCTCCTGACCGGCGTCACGACGGTCGTGATGGACTGCGAGAGCGGCAAGATGCGGCTCGGCCTGGCCGCCGACCTCGCCGCCCACCTGGGCGCGGACCACGTTCCCCTCGCCGACGTCGCCGCCGAATCGCTGGCGGGCGCCGTCCGCGCCCGGACCGGAAGGGCCGCCTGA
- the cobO gene encoding cob(I)yrinic acid a,c-diamide adenosyltransferase has protein sequence MPQGKPETVPDDGLTTRQRRNRPLLAVHTGEMKGKSTAAFGMALRAWNQGWSIGVFQFVKSAKWRVGEEAAFKALGKLHVDTGEGGPVEWHKMGEGWSWARKSGTEDDHAANAREGWAEIKRRLAAEAHGFYVLDEFSYLLKWGWLEVDDVVSTLVSRPGHQHVVITGRYAPPELIDAADLVAEMTKVKHPMDAGQKGQRGIEW, from the coding sequence ATGCCGCAGGGCAAACCGGAAACCGTGCCGGACGACGGGCTGACCACGCGCCAGCGCCGCAACCGGCCGTTGCTCGCCGTGCACACCGGCGAGATGAAGGGCAAGTCGACGGCTGCGTTCGGGATGGCGCTGCGGGCCTGGAACCAGGGCTGGTCGATCGGCGTGTTCCAGTTCGTCAAGTCCGCGAAGTGGCGCGTGGGCGAGGAAGCCGCGTTCAAGGCGCTGGGCAAGCTGCACGTCGACACCGGCGAGGGCGGCCCGGTCGAGTGGCACAAGATGGGCGAGGGCTGGAGCTGGGCGCGCAAGTCCGGCACCGAAGACGACCACGCCGCGAACGCGCGTGAGGGCTGGGCGGAGATCAAGCGCCGGCTCGCGGCCGAGGCGCACGGCTTCTACGTCCTCGACGAGTTCTCCTACCTGCTCAAGTGGGGCTGGCTCGAGGTCGACGACGTCGTTTCCACCCTGGTCTCGCGGCCCGGGCACCAGCACGTCGTCATCACCGGCCGGTACGCGCCGCCGGAGCTGATCGATGCCGCCGACCTGGTCGCCGAGATGACCAAGGTGAAGCACCCGATGGACGCCGGCCAGAAGGGCCAGCGGGGGATCGAGTGGTAG
- a CDS encoding cobyrinate a,c-diamide synthase has translation MVARVVIAAPGSGHGKTTVAAGLMAALRTAGHRVSGHKVGPDFIDPSYHALATGRPARNLDPFLQGEDRLIPLLRHGSAGADIAVIEGVMGLFDGALGTEGYASTAHVARLLDAPVVLVVDASAASRSVAATVLGFAHYDNRVRLAGVILNKLGSQRHLDEIASALEATGVPLLGALYRNEEIHAPSRHLGLVPAAERAAEAQHVLPALAAWVTEGVDLEAIVRIASAAPGLSAPPWEAPGVDGPRVTVAAAGGAAFTFRYTENVELLAACGVDVVDVDPLRDEALPEGCAGLYFGGGFPEVHAAELSANTALRAQVASAIERGMPVSAECAGLLYLCQSLDGLPMVGAVPADAKMTARGKLGYRRAVAVEDNLLAAAGQRVTGHEFHRTEVTPSHGAKAAWGWDRQLDGFASPTLHASYLHVHWAGYPELAHRFAARVRVRA, from the coding sequence GTGGTAGCGCGCGTGGTGATCGCCGCGCCCGGCTCCGGGCACGGCAAGACCACCGTCGCCGCCGGGCTGATGGCGGCCCTGCGCACGGCCGGGCACCGCGTGTCCGGGCACAAGGTCGGGCCGGACTTCATCGACCCGAGCTACCACGCGCTCGCCACCGGGCGGCCCGCGCGCAACCTCGACCCCTTCCTGCAGGGCGAGGACCGGCTGATCCCGTTGCTGCGCCACGGTTCGGCCGGCGCCGACATCGCCGTGATCGAGGGCGTGATGGGCCTGTTCGACGGCGCGCTCGGCACCGAGGGCTACGCCTCGACCGCGCACGTCGCCCGGCTGCTCGACGCGCCGGTCGTGCTCGTCGTCGACGCTTCGGCCGCTTCGCGCAGCGTCGCCGCGACCGTGCTCGGCTTCGCCCACTACGACAACCGCGTGCGGCTCGCCGGCGTCATCCTCAACAAGCTCGGCTCGCAGCGCCACCTCGATGAGATCGCCTCCGCGCTCGAGGCGACCGGCGTGCCGCTCTTGGGCGCGTTGTACCGCAACGAGGAGATCCACGCGCCGAGCCGCCACCTCGGGCTCGTCCCGGCGGCGGAACGGGCCGCGGAAGCGCAGCACGTGCTGCCCGCGCTGGCCGCGTGGGTCACCGAAGGCGTCGACCTCGAAGCGATCGTCCGGATCGCCTCCGCCGCACCGGGGCTTTCGGCGCCGCCGTGGGAAGCGCCCGGTGTGGACGGTCCGCGCGTGACGGTCGCCGCCGCCGGTGGCGCGGCGTTCACCTTCCGCTACACCGAGAACGTCGAGCTGCTGGCCGCGTGCGGGGTCGACGTGGTCGACGTCGACCCGCTGCGCGACGAAGCCCTGCCCGAGGGGTGCGCCGGGCTGTACTTCGGCGGCGGGTTCCCGGAAGTGCACGCGGCCGAGCTGTCGGCGAACACGGCGTTGCGCGCGCAGGTCGCTTCGGCGATCGAGCGCGGGATGCCGGTCAGCGCCGAATGCGCCGGGCTCCTTTACCTGTGCCAGTCCCTGGATGGCCTCCCGATGGTCGGTGCGGTGCCCGCGGACGCGAAGATGACCGCCCGCGGCAAGCTCGGTTACCGGCGCGCGGTCGCCGTGGAGGACAACCTCCTGGCCGCGGCCGGGCAGCGCGTCACCGGGCACGAGTTCCACCGCACCGAGGTGACGCCTTCGCACGGCGCCAAGGCGGCCTGGGGCTGGGACCGGCAGCTGGACGGGTTCGCGTCGCCGACGCTGCACGCGTCCTACCTGCACGTCCACTGGGCCGGGTACCCGGAGCTGGCGCACCGGTTCGCCGCGCGGGTGCGGGTCCGTGCCTGA
- the cobC gene encoding Rv2231c family pyridoxal phosphate-dependent protein CobC gives MPDYDLHHHGDREVGPGLVDLAVNVRLARPPSWLRAELVSALDALAAYPSSADAAAAVAARHGRAVEEVLVTAGAAEAFTLLASALRPRRAVVVHPQFTEPEAALRAAGHDVSRVILSEADGFVLDPALVPADADLVFVGNPTNPTSVLHPASVLLALTRPGRLLIVDEAFLDAVPGEGESLAAGHPGVVVLRSLTKTWGLAGLRAGYVLAEPGVVERLRAVQVPWSVSTLAGVATVACCRPSALEEAEKLAYAAESDREYLVSGLASAGLAVLGDPRGPFVLVRAPGGAALRERLRDAGYAVRRGDTFPGLGPDHLRLAVRDRATTDAFLKALEEVR, from the coding sequence GTGCCTGACTACGACCTCCACCACCACGGCGACCGCGAGGTCGGGCCGGGGCTGGTGGACCTCGCGGTGAACGTCCGCCTCGCGCGGCCGCCTTCCTGGCTGCGTGCCGAACTGGTGTCCGCTTTGGACGCCCTGGCGGCTTATCCCTCCTCGGCGGACGCCGCGGCGGCGGTGGCCGCGCGGCACGGGCGTGCGGTGGAAGAAGTCCTGGTCACGGCCGGTGCCGCGGAGGCGTTCACGCTGCTGGCGTCGGCTTTGCGGCCGCGCCGCGCCGTCGTCGTGCACCCGCAGTTCACCGAGCCGGAGGCCGCGTTGCGAGCCGCCGGGCACGACGTTTCGCGCGTGATCCTGTCCGAAGCGGACGGCTTCGTCCTCGACCCGGCGCTGGTCCCGGCCGACGCCGACCTGGTGTTCGTGGGCAACCCGACCAACCCGACTTCGGTGCTGCACCCCGCTTCGGTGTTGCTGGCCTTGACGCGGCCCGGGCGGCTGCTCATCGTGGACGAGGCGTTCCTGGACGCGGTGCCCGGCGAAGGGGAAAGCCTCGCCGCCGGCCACCCCGGTGTCGTCGTGCTGCGCAGCCTGACCAAGACGTGGGGCCTGGCCGGGCTGCGGGCGGGGTACGTGCTCGCCGAACCCGGCGTCGTCGAGCGGCTGCGGGCGGTGCAGGTGCCGTGGTCGGTGTCGACCTTGGCCGGGGTCGCCACGGTGGCGTGCTGCCGGCCGTCCGCTTTGGAGGAAGCCGAGAAGCTGGCCTACGCGGCGGAGTCCGACCGCGAATACCTGGTGTCCGGGCTGGCTTCGGCGGGCCTCGCCGTGCTCGGCGACCCGCGCGGCCCGTTCGTGCTGGTGCGGGCCCCTGGCGGCGCGGCGCTGCGGGAGCGGCTGCGCGACGCCGGCTACGCGGTCCGCCGCGGGGACACGTTCCCCGGCCTCGGCCCGGACCACCTGCGCCTGGCCGTGCGTGACCGCGCGACGACGGACGCGTTCTTGAAGGCGCTGGAAGAAGTTCGCTAA
- a CDS encoding VOC family protein, whose protein sequence is MPGFNDVAWFEIGATDPAAAERFYGDVFGWKVAQDDTASTDTAYRVIDTGGSRGGLSTGTEDYAIFTVLVEDVAAACERAEAAGGRVQRAPTVNPVGVTFAHLLDPAGNHFSVFTPPK, encoded by the coding sequence ATGCCCGGATTCAACGACGTCGCCTGGTTCGAGATCGGCGCCACCGACCCGGCGGCCGCCGAACGGTTCTACGGTGACGTCTTCGGCTGGAAGGTCGCGCAGGACGACACGGCGAGCACCGACACGGCGTACCGGGTGATCGACACCGGCGGCTCGCGCGGCGGGCTCTCCACCGGTACCGAGGACTACGCGATCTTCACCGTGCTCGTCGAGGACGTCGCCGCCGCGTGCGAGCGCGCCGAAGCCGCCGGGGGCCGCGTGCAGCGCGCGCCCACCGTCAACCCCGTCGGCGTCACCTTCGCGCACCTGCTCGACCCGGCCGGCAACCATTTTTCCGTGTTCACCCCGCCAAAGTGA
- a CDS encoding YafY family protein: MNRTDRLYALVEELRAVAPRPRSARWLAARFEVSARTVERDIGALQQSGVPIYAEPGRTGGYCLDRAHTLPPVNLTPGEAVAMALALRRLDGTPFRAEAGSALRKLVAAMRQDDAAAAQDLASRVHLLGDASSPPPMPQVLDTRRVLRIGYRDRAGAVTRRDVEPLGYVGKPGHWYLVAWCRLREEIRAFRTDRITSVAVTAEVPPPRPLRREDLDIPYGVVDQLTLAG, encoded by the coding sequence GTGAACCGCACCGACCGTCTGTACGCGCTCGTCGAAGAGCTCCGCGCCGTGGCACCGAGGCCGCGCAGCGCGCGCTGGCTCGCGGCCAGGTTCGAGGTCAGCGCCCGCACCGTGGAACGCGACATCGGCGCGCTGCAGCAATCCGGCGTCCCGATCTACGCCGAACCCGGCCGCACCGGCGGGTACTGCCTCGACCGCGCGCACACGCTGCCGCCGGTCAACCTCACGCCCGGCGAAGCCGTCGCGATGGCGCTCGCGCTGCGCCGGCTGGACGGCACGCCCTTCCGCGCCGAAGCCGGCTCGGCGCTGCGCAAGCTCGTCGCGGCGATGCGGCAGGACGACGCCGCCGCGGCGCAGGACCTCGCTTCCCGCGTCCACCTGCTCGGCGACGCGAGCAGCCCACCGCCGATGCCGCAGGTGCTCGACACCCGCCGCGTCCTGCGCATCGGCTACCGCGATCGCGCGGGCGCCGTGACGCGGCGGGACGTCGAGCCGCTCGGGTACGTCGGCAAGCCCGGCCACTGGTACCTGGTGGCGTGGTGCCGGCTGCGCGAGGAGATCCGCGCTTTCCGCACCGACCGGATCACCTCCGTCGCCGTCACCGCCGAGGTGCCCCCGCCCCGCCCGTTGCGGCGCGAGGACCTCGACATCCCCTACGGCGTCGTCGACCAGCTCACTTTGGCGGGGTGA
- a CDS encoding adenosylcobinamide-GDP ribazoletransferase produces the protein MAVGTLTTIPVPAPRVIDRRTAGGAMLLAPLAAVPLALAAGLVVAAGQALHLPALATAALAIGAVALGSRGLHLDGLADTADGLGASYDRTKALDVMRRGDAGPTGVATLVLTLLVQAGALTTPYQAFAAVLIGRCTLSMACANGVPSARPEGLGATVAGSVPRTAALAIGLAAAALSALLPGLPWWRGPLAVLLAYGVTALLLKRCTTRLGGITGDVLGAGVEAAVAAALLALA, from the coding sequence ATGGCCGTCGGGACCCTCACCACCATCCCCGTCCCGGCACCCCGGGTCATCGACCGCCGCACGGCCGGCGGCGCCATGCTCCTGGCCCCCCTCGCCGCCGTCCCCCTGGCGCTCGCCGCCGGGCTCGTCGTCGCCGCCGGGCAAGCGCTCCACCTCCCGGCCCTCGCCACCGCCGCCCTCGCCATCGGGGCCGTCGCGCTCGGCAGCCGCGGCCTCCACCTCGACGGCCTCGCCGACACCGCCGACGGCCTCGGCGCGTCCTACGACCGCACCAAAGCCCTCGACGTCATGCGCCGCGGCGACGCGGGCCCCACCGGCGTCGCCACCCTCGTCCTCACCCTCCTCGTCCAAGCCGGCGCCCTCACCACCCCTTACCAAGCGTTCGCCGCCGTCCTCATCGGAAGGTGCACGCTCTCCATGGCCTGTGCGAACGGCGTCCCCTCCGCGCGCCCGGAAGGCCTCGGCGCCACCGTCGCCGGCTCGGTCCCCCGCACCGCCGCGCTCGCCATCGGCCTCGCCGCGGCCGCGCTGAGCGCGCTGCTGCCCGGGCTCCCCTGGTGGCGCGGACCGCTCGCGGTACTCCTCGCCTACGGAGTCACCGCCCTCCTCCTCAAGCGGTGCACGACCAGGCTCGGCGGCATCACCGGAGACGTCCTCGGCGCCGGGGTCGAAGCCGCCGTCGCGGCCGCCCTCCTCGCGCTCGCCTGA